The Sulfurimonas hydrogeniphila genome includes a window with the following:
- the accD gene encoding acetyl-CoA carboxylase, carboxyltransferase subunit beta, with protein MNLLNLFTKTFDNKQPEKAEAGSHWIKCKSCHSLMYYKEVENQNYVCPKCGYHIRIGVKERLNMLADEGTFVEYDASLEPVDPLKFVDKKPYKKRLEEAYAKTGRKSSVVSGECKMNGVDVQLVIFDFAFMGGSLGSVEGEKIVRAAERAIEKKQGLIILSASGGARMQESTFSLLQMSKTSAALAKLSNHKLPFISVLTDPTMGGVSASFANLGDIIIAEPGALIGFAGQRVIEQTIGSELPEGFQRAEFLLEHGSIDMIVNRNKLKKTLSDMLTLLKKD; from the coding sequence TTGAATTTACTAAACCTTTTTACAAAAACATTTGACAATAAACAACCGGAAAAAGCCGAAGCAGGGTCTCATTGGATTAAATGCAAATCATGTCACTCTCTTATGTACTACAAAGAAGTTGAGAACCAAAACTATGTATGTCCAAAATGTGGGTATCATATCCGTATAGGTGTAAAAGAGAGACTCAACATGCTTGCAGACGAGGGAACATTTGTAGAGTATGATGCTTCATTGGAACCTGTGGATCCGTTGAAGTTTGTTGACAAAAAACCTTATAAAAAACGTCTTGAAGAAGCCTATGCAAAAACAGGAAGAAAATCATCAGTAGTAAGCGGTGAATGTAAAATGAACGGGGTTGATGTACAGCTTGTCATTTTTGATTTTGCTTTTATGGGCGGTTCTTTGGGCTCAGTTGAGGGTGAAAAAATTGTTCGCGCGGCTGAGAGAGCTATTGAGAAAAAGCAGGGTTTGATCATACTCAGTGCCTCAGGTGGTGCAAGAATGCAGGAATCAACCTTTTCACTGCTGCAGATGAGTAAAACTTCGGCGGCACTGGCAAAACTTTCCAATCACAAACTGCCTTTTATCTCTGTGCTTACGGACCCGACGATGGGTGGGGTGAGTGCCTCTTTTGCCAACCTTGGTGACATTATTATAGCTGAACCGGGAGCGTTGATCGGTTTTGCAGGACAGAGAGTTATTGAGCAGACTATTGGTTCAGAATTGCCTGAGGGATTTCAAAGAGCTGAATTTTTACTAGAACACGGTTCCATTGATATGATTGTCAATCGAAACAAGTTGAAAAAAACCCTCTCTGATATGCTGACTTTACTGAAAAAAGACTGA
- a CDS encoding bifunctional diguanylate cyclase/phosphodiesterase gives MNIVKNKWTIFYVIMISAAVVFAAFTYTKYTELQNIVRKKNEQDTANVTKIFHDFLVQSETMLQVVGTTVVNPHISKDPKEKTKIFDTLQEMNPAVIGFGYLDPKGNLLISNKELHGKKINALQIKEAKSSFKETLRSHHLVIGRSFFFKPLGQWILPLRKAIRDKYGRVVGVMAIAIINTQKKNLFSGFETEPDEDVLLIKKFSDGYYRLFYSNKKGNADAQILYGESCPKNICTSVVNQILVMNHITLQELKNSARIFSFFSKDMQGRPINGALYYDKKYKVWISVYHYNSAITQEIYKDIALLVLLYIVMMLLFYFLFKSMEKYENAKERDLLFKTTHDLLTNLPNRAFIYENIYHSGKFVMQKGAQIIFIDLDNFKNINDTFGHIFGDKILVIIAKRLRTFFTEKDLVARQGGDEFIIINNSQDKNLQEMIEIISMPYIVDDIEVRLGASVGVSVYPDDAHDFDTLLSLADMAMYEAKKVKNSYAFFTKEMQEKNNANMIIEQELRSALQKNEIYMVYQPQIAADGTLHGVEALVRWENIKLGFVSPEDFIPIAEASGLILELGNYITNRSLVEIKKIYAELGRTFQLSVNVSIVQLMENHFLKNLLKVIRKVQFDPSLLTLEVTERLPIEDLDCVLPILKSIRAEGISISLDDFGTGYSSLSILTKLPINELKIDKAFVDELLYSNKDKNLVKTIINIGKNFSMDVLAEGTESKEQVDKLREYGCDIFQGYYYSKPLKKEDLIAFIRSL, from the coding sequence ATGAATATAGTAAAAAATAAATGGACTATCTTTTATGTAATTATGATAAGTGCTGCAGTAGTATTTGCTGCTTTTACATATACAAAATATACAGAGTTGCAAAATATTGTACGTAAAAAAAATGAGCAGGATACTGCAAATGTTACAAAAATTTTTCATGATTTTTTAGTACAATCCGAGACGATGCTGCAAGTTGTGGGAACAACAGTTGTTAATCCTCATATCTCAAAAGACCCTAAAGAAAAAACAAAAATTTTCGATACATTACAAGAGATGAACCCTGCAGTTATAGGTTTTGGATATCTTGATCCAAAAGGAAATCTGCTTATTTCGAATAAAGAACTTCATGGAAAGAAAATAAATGCTTTGCAAATCAAAGAAGCAAAAAGTTCTTTCAAAGAAACACTCAGAAGTCACCATTTAGTGATTGGAAGAAGTTTCTTTTTTAAACCGCTTGGACAATGGATTTTACCATTGCGAAAAGCAATTCGTGATAAATATGGCAGAGTTGTCGGTGTCATGGCTATTGCTATAATTAATACACAGAAAAAAAATCTTTTTTCCGGTTTTGAAACAGAACCTGATGAAGATGTGCTGCTGATTAAAAAATTTTCTGACGGCTATTATCGTCTTTTTTATTCAAATAAAAAAGGCAATGCCGACGCACAAATTCTTTATGGCGAATCCTGCCCTAAAAATATATGCACATCCGTTGTAAATCAGATATTAGTAATGAATCATATTACGCTGCAAGAATTAAAAAACAGTGCTAGAATTTTTTCTTTTTTTTCAAAAGATATGCAAGGAAGACCTATAAACGGAGCTCTTTATTATGATAAAAAATACAAAGTTTGGATAAGTGTATATCATTACAACAGTGCTATAACGCAAGAGATATATAAAGATATTGCTTTGTTGGTATTACTTTATATTGTTATGATGCTTCTATTTTACTTTTTGTTTAAATCGATGGAAAAGTATGAAAATGCAAAAGAGCGTGATTTACTCTTTAAAACGACGCATGATTTATTGACAAATTTGCCAAACAGGGCATTTATTTATGAAAATATTTATCATTCAGGTAAGTTTGTTATGCAAAAAGGCGCACAGATTATTTTTATTGATCTTGATAATTTTAAAAATATTAATGATACTTTCGGGCATATTTTTGGAGATAAAATACTTGTTATTATTGCGAAGAGACTGCGGACTTTCTTTACAGAAAAAGATTTGGTAGCACGACAGGGCGGGGATGAATTTATCATTATAAATAATTCTCAAGATAAAAATTTGCAAGAGATGATAGAAATTATCTCAATGCCTTATATTGTAGATGATATAGAAGTAAGATTGGGTGCGAGTGTCGGTGTGTCTGTATACCCTGACGATGCTCATGATTTTGACACTTTACTCTCGTTAGCAGATATGGCTATGTATGAGGCAAAAAAAGTAAAAAATTCTTATGCTTTTTTTACAAAAGAGATGCAAGAAAAAAACAATGCAAATATGATAATTGAACAAGAACTCAGAAGTGCTTTGCAAAAAAATGAAATTTATATGGTGTATCAACCGCAAATAGCCGCAGACGGAACACTCCATGGAGTAGAAGCACTTGTACGATGGGAAAATATAAAACTTGGCTTTGTCTCTCCTGAAGATTTTATTCCTATTGCAGAAGCAAGCGGATTGATTTTAGAACTTGGCAACTATATCACAAATCGCTCTCTTGTAGAGATAAAAAAAATATATGCAGAACTCGGCAGGACATTTCAGCTCTCTGTCAATGTTTCTATTGTTCAACTTATGGAGAATCATTTTCTCAAAAATCTTCTGAAAGTGATTCGTAAAGTGCAGTTTGATCCATCGTTGCTTACTTTGGAAGTAACGGAGCGTTTGCCTATAGAAGATCTGGACTGTGTTTTGCCGATACTTAAATCGATACGGGCAGAAGGTATTTCAATCTCTTTAGATGATTTTGGTACAGGGTATTCATCATTAAGCATTTTAACAAAACTTCCAATCAATGAACTAAAGATTGATAAGGCCTTTGTTGATGAACTGTTGTATTCAAACAAAGATAAAAATCTTGTCAAAACAATTATTAATATTGGTAAAAATTTTTCCATGGATGTTTTGGCTGAAGGCACAGAGAGTAAAGAACAGGTTGATAAACTTAGAGAATACGGATGTGATATATTTCAAGGATACTATTATTCAAAACCATTAAAAAAAGAAGATTTGATTGCTTTTATTAGGAGTTTGTAA
- a CDS encoding 3-methyladenine DNA glycosylase, with protein sequence MYTNSLQIYEFLEAKNLLQYSPKLWWPNAGTFEVVVGAILTQNTTWKNVEKSLKNLELFLDLDRFAALHVERLKEKIRPSGFYNQKAPRLLALANNIKAEFGTFEQFQKEVTREWLLLQKGIGQESADAILCYACFRDEMVVDSYTKRLLKSFDIEFKNYMQYKEFLESGIKEAFTCKDLNLIYARYHGMIVEYNKICKL encoded by the coding sequence ATGTACACAAATTCTCTGCAGATATATGAATTTTTAGAAGCAAAAAACCTGTTGCAGTATTCGCCGAAATTGTGGTGGCCCAATGCGGGAACCTTTGAAGTTGTTGTCGGTGCAATTCTAACACAAAACACGACATGGAAAAATGTTGAAAAGTCTTTGAAAAATCTGGAATTATTTTTGGATCTGGACCGCTTTGCCGCTTTACATGTAGAGAGGCTAAAAGAAAAGATTCGTCCAAGCGGATTTTATAATCAAAAGGCACCGAGACTTTTAGCATTGGCAAATAATATCAAAGCAGAGTTTGGCACTTTTGAACAGTTTCAAAAAGAAGTAACAAGAGAGTGGCTTTTGCTGCAAAAAGGCATCGGACAGGAGAGTGCGGACGCTATTCTCTGTTATGCCTGTTTTAGAGATGAGATGGTTGTAGACAGTTATACAAAAAGGCTGTTAAAGAGTTTTGACATAGAGTTTAAAAATTATATGCAGTATAAAGAATTTTTGGAATCAGGCATAAAAGAGGCCTTTACATGTAAAGATTTAAACCTTATATATGCCCGATATCATGGCATGATAGTAGAATACAACAAAATATGTAAATTATAA
- the gltB gene encoding glutamate synthase large subunit, translating into MVEHHDLLRSFKDNCGFGLVANIKNKPSHKVLNDAVTALERMMHRGAVAADGKTGDGSGLLLSMPTDFLKNEAKEKGIELPSQFAVAVVFTKEKKHLQTLESICNNNDLKVVLHRDVPIDTNALGDQALASLPHIVQLFIVPNSIMATNRFDALLYLSRKEAEHEMISERDFYIASMSSKVLSYKGLVMPTHIKEFYKDLQNENFKISFSLFHQRFSTNTLPEWRLAQPFRAVAHNGEINSVEANRINVAIKSESIKSEVFSDEEIKRLLPILQPGASDSASADNFFEFLIVNGMDFFKAVRAVIPPAWQNAPHMDPELRAFYEYHSTVFEAWDGPAAFSVTDGRYIGCVLDRNGLRPSKYIVTKDDNLLIASEYGVVDIPEEEIKERGRLQSGEMIGLDLKFGKLLKSQEIDDYLKGSNPYMKWLNEHMIYLQEHVEEQYVVCREVDEADLIAKQRYFNVTQEVIEQVIEPMVKEAKEAVGSMGDDTPLAAFSKKQRNFTDFFKQKFAQVTNPPIDPIREKVVMSLNTGFGEVHNILDEIPSHAHRLKSISPIITTEKLEVLKSFGNDSSPRYQEFYKNATFSTTYISDLKASLEALVQKVIASVKNEGTRIVILDDSGFDKDNKVIPMAMAIGRLNFALLNEKIRHLVSIIATTGEVIDSHSAAVLLGYGASAIHPYVLFATVANQLEKSKALNMTFSEAYKSVHTALNSGLLKIMSKMGIATIASYRNSGLFDVMGLDKTIVKECFATSHCTLSGLTYEDIDERLQKAHKDAFKTNGFNKIFPLNIGGYYKFYTNQEHHDFGPAVIHAIHAVSKHPTQENFDTLKNLVNKRGLKFIRDFFDLKSDRKPIDISEVEPKEAIFKRFASAAMSLGSISPEAHETIAIAMNRIGAQSNSGEGGEDKARYNTERVSKIKQVASGRFGVTPAYLRSAEEIQIKVAQGAKPGEGGQLPGHKVTALIGKLRHTVPGVTLISPPPHHDIYSIEDLAQLIFDLKQVNPAARIAVKLVSTVGVGTIAAGVAKAYADKIIISGGDGGTGAAPLTSIKFAGNPWELGLSEAHNALKANNLRGLVELQTDGGLKTGLDVVKAALLGAESFAFGTGVLTIVGCKMLRICHVNKCSVGIATQNEKLREEFFKGHVDQVINYFTYLAEDIRAIMAELGYRTMEEMIGRVDLLSVKDDEFAKKFDFSAILHREEGVNTHQQPFNPPFDDNKFEKDVLKEAMNAIKHPEYPIRIKREIQNIHRSFGALISGEIAKYYGDEGLKPDTIKMNLSGVAGQALGAFLIPGVSIYLDGVANDYIGKGMHGGKIIITSKNEGEEFSAGGNTCLYGATGGKLYISGSVGERFAVRNSGAFAIVEGTGDNACEYMTGGVVVILGRTGINFGAGMTGGVSFVYDEDHDFIENVNSELVEAVRIDTDEGDEARHYLKRLLKDYVVETKSKKAEDLLENFRVEVRNFWLVKPKNLTKLPLNLENGD; encoded by the coding sequence ATGGTTGAACATCATGATTTATTAAGATCATTTAAGGATAATTGCGGTTTTGGTCTTGTCGCCAACATCAAAAACAAACCTTCACACAAAGTGCTCAATGATGCAGTGACTGCGCTTGAACGCATGATGCACCGTGGTGCTGTTGCTGCAGATGGAAAAACGGGGGACGGAAGCGGTTTACTGCTTTCCATGCCGACTGATTTTCTTAAAAATGAAGCAAAAGAAAAAGGTATAGAATTACCGTCTCAGTTTGCAGTAGCTGTAGTTTTTACCAAAGAAAAAAAGCATTTGCAGACACTGGAATCTATTTGTAACAACAATGATTTAAAAGTGGTTTTACACCGTGATGTTCCAATTGACACCAATGCTCTAGGAGACCAGGCACTGGCCTCACTGCCTCACATCGTACAGCTTTTCATTGTTCCTAATTCAATCATGGCCACAAACAGATTTGATGCACTTTTATATCTTTCACGCAAAGAAGCAGAACATGAAATGATTTCTGAAAGAGATTTCTATATAGCATCTATGAGTTCGAAAGTGCTATCGTATAAAGGGCTTGTTATGCCTACGCATATCAAAGAATTTTACAAAGATCTGCAGAATGAAAATTTTAAAATCTCTTTTTCACTTTTTCATCAAAGATTTTCAACAAATACACTCCCTGAATGGCGTCTTGCACAGCCGTTTCGTGCTGTAGCGCATAATGGAGAAATCAACTCTGTTGAAGCCAACCGCATTAATGTGGCTATAAAATCTGAATCAATAAAAAGCGAAGTATTCAGCGACGAAGAAATTAAAAGACTGCTTCCTATCCTGCAGCCCGGTGCTTCTGACAGTGCTTCAGCCGATAACTTTTTTGAATTTTTAATTGTAAACGGTATGGACTTTTTCAAAGCTGTCCGTGCAGTGATTCCTCCGGCATGGCAGAATGCACCGCATATGGATCCTGAATTACGAGCTTTTTATGAATATCATTCAACTGTATTTGAAGCATGGGACGGTCCGGCTGCATTTTCAGTAACAGACGGACGATATATAGGCTGTGTACTTGACAGAAACGGTTTGCGTCCATCAAAATACATCGTAACAAAAGATGACAACCTTCTGATAGCTTCCGAGTACGGTGTTGTAGATATTCCCGAAGAAGAGATCAAAGAGCGTGGACGTCTGCAGTCAGGGGAAATGATAGGACTTGATCTGAAATTTGGCAAGCTTCTGAAGAGTCAGGAAATTGATGATTATTTAAAAGGTTCCAATCCGTATATGAAGTGGCTGAATGAACATATGATTTATTTGCAGGAACATGTGGAAGAGCAGTATGTTGTATGCAGAGAAGTTGATGAGGCAGATTTGATTGCCAAACAAAGATATTTTAATGTTACGCAGGAAGTTATTGAACAGGTAATCGAACCAATGGTAAAAGAGGCAAAAGAAGCCGTGGGTTCTATGGGTGATGACACACCTCTTGCAGCTTTTTCTAAAAAACAGCGTAATTTTACTGATTTTTTCAAGCAAAAATTTGCACAGGTTACCAATCCGCCAATTGATCCTATTCGTGAAAAAGTTGTAATGAGCTTAAATACCGGTTTTGGTGAAGTGCATAATATTCTGGATGAAATTCCGTCACATGCGCACAGGCTGAAGTCTATTTCTCCGATAATAACGACTGAAAAGTTAGAAGTGCTCAAGTCTTTTGGCAATGATTCCTCTCCAAGATATCAGGAATTTTATAAAAATGCCACATTTTCAACCACCTATATAAGCGATTTGAAAGCCTCTTTGGAAGCATTGGTTCAAAAAGTCATAGCATCGGTTAAAAATGAAGGAACACGCATTGTCATTTTGGATGACAGCGGATTTGACAAGGACAACAAAGTTATTCCGATGGCAATGGCCATAGGCCGTTTGAACTTTGCTTTACTGAACGAAAAGATTCGTCATTTGGTTTCTATTATTGCTACTACGGGAGAAGTCATTGATTCGCACAGTGCTGCAGTACTCCTTGGATATGGTGCTTCGGCAATCCATCCTTATGTATTGTTCGCAACAGTGGCAAACCAGCTTGAAAAATCAAAAGCGTTAAATATGACATTTTCTGAAGCCTATAAATCTGTACACACTGCACTCAACAGCGGACTCTTGAAAATTATGTCCAAAATGGGAATTGCAACAATTGCCTCTTACAGAAATTCCGGTCTTTTTGATGTAATGGGACTGGATAAAACCATAGTAAAAGAGTGCTTTGCAACATCGCATTGTACGCTCAGCGGACTTACCTATGAAGATATAGACGAAAGACTGCAAAAAGCCCATAAAGATGCTTTTAAAACAAACGGTTTTAACAAAATATTTCCTTTGAATATCGGTGGCTACTATAAGTTTTATACAAATCAGGAACATCATGATTTCGGTCCTGCTGTCATTCATGCAATTCATGCTGTTTCAAAACACCCTACACAGGAAAATTTTGATACGTTGAAAAACCTTGTGAACAAGCGCGGATTGAAATTTATTCGTGATTTCTTTGACTTGAAATCAGACAGAAAACCGATTGATATATCAGAAGTTGAACCGAAAGAAGCGATTTTCAAACGTTTTGCATCCGCTGCTATGAGTCTCGGTTCCATTTCTCCTGAAGCCCATGAAACAATTGCCATTGCAATGAACAGAATCGGAGCACAGTCAAACTCAGGAGAAGGCGGAGAGGACAAAGCAAGATACAACACAGAGAGAGTTTCCAAAATCAAACAGGTCGCTTCAGGCCGTTTTGGTGTTACTCCGGCGTATCTGAGAAGTGCAGAGGAGATTCAGATTAAAGTTGCACAGGGTGCAAAACCGGGTGAAGGCGGACAGCTCCCGGGACATAAGGTTACTGCCCTTATCGGAAAGCTTCGTCATACTGTTCCCGGCGTGACACTCATATCACCGCCGCCGCACCATGATATTTATTCTATTGAAGATTTGGCACAGTTGATTTTTGATTTGAAGCAGGTCAATCCTGCGGCAAGAATCGCTGTCAAGCTTGTATCTACTGTCGGAGTAGGCACCATTGCTGCGGGTGTGGCAAAAGCCTATGCTGATAAAATTATTATTTCAGGAGGAGACGGTGGTACCGGTGCCGCTCCGCTGACCTCTATCAAATTTGCAGGGAATCCTTGGGAACTCGGATTGTCTGAAGCACATAATGCGCTTAAGGCAAATAATCTGCGTGGACTTGTAGAATTACAGACAGACGGTGGACTAAAAACAGGACTTGATGTTGTTAAAGCTGCTTTACTGGGTGCTGAGTCTTTTGCTTTCGGTACAGGTGTTTTGACTATTGTAGGCTGTAAAATGCTTCGTATTTGTCATGTTAATAAATGTTCTGTAGGTATTGCAACACAAAACGAAAAACTTCGTGAAGAGTTCTTTAAAGGACATGTTGATCAGGTAATCAATTATTTTACATATTTGGCCGAAGATATCAGAGCCATTATGGCAGAACTTGGGTACAGAACCATGGAGGAAATGATAGGCCGTGTGGACCTGCTGAGTGTCAAAGACGATGAATTTGCCAAGAAATTTGATTTCTCGGCAATCCTGCACAGAGAAGAGGGTGTCAATACGCATCAACAGCCGTTTAATCCGCCTTTTGATGATAACAAATTTGAAAAAGATGTTCTCAAAGAGGCGATGAATGCGATTAAACATCCTGAATACCCGATACGCATCAAAAGAGAAATCCAAAATATCCACAGAAGTTTTGGTGCTTTGATATCCGGAGAAATTGCGAAATACTACGGGGATGAAGGACTGAAGCCGGATACAATCAAAATGAATCTCAGCGGTGTAGCCGGACAGGCACTTGGTGCGTTTTTAATTCCGGGTGTTTCGATTTATCTTGACGGCGTTGCAAATGATTATATAGGCAAAGGTATGCACGGAGGAAAAATCATTATTACTTCCAAAAATGAGGGTGAAGAATTTTCAGCAGGCGGTAACACCTGTCTTTATGGTGCTACCGGCGGAAAACTTTATATTTCAGGCAGTGTCGGAGAGCGTTTTGCAGTACGTAATTCCGGAGCCTTTGCTATTGTTGAGGGGACCGGAGACAATGCCTGTGAATATATGACAGGCGGTGTTGTTGTCATTCTGGGACGTACCGGTATTAATTTTGGTGCAGGAATGACAGGAGGCGTGAGCTTTGTCTATGATGAAGATCATGATTTTATTGAAAATGTAAACAGTGAACTTGTGGAAGCTGTAAGAATTGATACAGATGAGGGAGATGAAGCACGACACTACCTCAAACGCCTGCTCAAAGATTATGTAGTAGAAACAAAGAGCAAAAAAGCTGAAGATTTACTGGAAAACTTTAGAGTGGAAGTACGAAACTTCTGGCTGGTAAAACCTAAAAATTTAACAAAATTACCTCTTAATCTAGAGAACGGAGACTAA
- the recO gene encoding recombination protein RecO: MQGFIINLNRVKDEDLIVNILSQNSLDTLYRFYGARHGVINIGFKIDYEVENSAKSTISRLKDVIHIGYSWINDYNLLRLWQDFLGLFYKHLKDSEDIGSFYFDLIEEASQNWNRQNPKRVAIEAYTKLLEHEGRLHKDMHCFLCSKKIDGDVSLLRAYLPTHEQCSHTLAINKKGLKELFENKSSLFLGNQEVNRLWNVLLEGL; encoded by the coding sequence GTGCAAGGTTTTATCATTAATTTAAATCGCGTCAAAGACGAAGATTTAATAGTAAATATTTTATCTCAAAACAGCTTAGATACCCTTTACAGATTCTACGGTGCACGCCATGGTGTGATAAATATAGGTTTTAAAATTGATTATGAAGTCGAAAACTCGGCAAAATCCACTATATCAAGACTTAAAGATGTTATACACATTGGATACAGCTGGATAAATGATTATAATCTTTTGCGATTATGGCAGGATTTTTTAGGGCTTTTCTATAAGCACTTGAAAGACTCTGAAGATATTGGTTCTTTTTATTTTGATTTAATTGAGGAAGCTTCACAAAACTGGAACAGACAAAACCCCAAACGCGTAGCTATTGAAGCCTATACCAAACTTTTGGAGCATGAAGGACGGCTGCATAAAGATATGCACTGCTTTTTATGTTCCAAAAAAATTGATGGGGATGTCTCGCTCTTGCGTGCATATCTTCCAACGCATGAACAGTGTTCGCATACGCTCGCAATCAACAAAAAAGGACTAAAAGAACTCTTTGAAAACAAATCTTCTCTTTTTTTAGGCAACCAGGAAGTAAATCGGCTCTGGAATGTTCTGCTTGAAGGTTTATAA
- a CDS encoding class I SAM-dependent methyltransferase, with the protein MIEDKERWNIRHVEKPMRKNVEPIVEKYIDCAAGDRALDIACGIGRNTHFLAEKGFEVDAVDFSDYALSQIKDDEKINKIEADLDSYNLEKNTYDLIININYLSRRLLPQIKEALKPNGLLIFETFIVAHGDFNQPANPEYLLRTNELLHAFIGLDIIYYEEKDEVNLRGEDTRVASLVARKRC; encoded by the coding sequence ATGATAGAAGATAAAGAACGTTGGAATATTCGCCATGTAGAGAAGCCGATGCGAAAAAATGTAGAACCGATAGTTGAAAAGTATATAGATTGTGCAGCAGGAGACAGAGCCCTGGATATTGCCTGCGGAATTGGCAGAAATACGCACTTTTTAGCAGAAAAAGGTTTTGAAGTTGATGCTGTGGATTTTAGTGATTATGCACTTTCTCAGATAAAAGATGATGAGAAAATAAATAAAATAGAAGCTGACCTGGACAGTTATAATTTAGAGAAAAATACGTACGATCTCATTATCAATATTAACTATTTGAGCAGAAGGTTGTTGCCGCAGATCAAAGAAGCTCTCAAGCCGAACGGCCTGTTGATTTTTGAAACTTTTATTGTGGCACACGGCGATTTTAATCAGCCGGCAAACCCTGAATACCTTTTGCGTACAAATGAATTGCTGCATGCTTTTATCGGGCTTGATATTATCTACTATGAAGAAAAAGACGAAGTGAATCTGCGAGGCGAAGATACCCGTGTAGCCTCTCTTGTGGCAAGAAAGAGATGTTAG
- a CDS encoding glutamate synthase subunit beta, which translates to MREYLKTERIDPAKRLVVDRTKDFGEIYEVFDKDEAATQSDRCIQCGDPFCLNKCPLHNYIPQWLKSIAEKDLEFAFKLSNEPSPFPEVMGRVCPHDRLCEGDCTLNDGHGAITIGSVETHITEAGFKAGYTPDFPGITTDKKVAVIGSGPAGLSAATYLLRSGIAVTMYEKSDRAGGLLTYGIPNFKLDKKVVERRVKLLEEAGLTLVLNSEVGRDIEFETIANEHDAMFIGVGATKAKSAGIAGENAPNVYKAMDYLTNIQRKNFKQPYDKKFDFKDLNVVVIGGGDTAMDCLRTAKREGAKSVTCLYRRDEKNMPGSKKEYKNAMEEGVDFTFLVAPKEIILNEEGRAVAVEVVKTTLGAKDASGRQRMEEVKGSQFRVNADVVIMSLGFDPVVPSFLAENGIETNSWGGIIVNEETYETTTPGIYAGGDCFRGADLVVTAAFDGREAARSIIDSLLQ; encoded by the coding sequence ATGCGCGAATACCTAAAAACTGAGAGAATTGACCCGGCAAAAAGACTGGTTGTTGACAGAACAAAAGATTTTGGTGAAATTTACGAAGTCTTTGATAAAGATGAGGCAGCAACACAGAGTGACAGATGTATTCAGTGCGGCGATCCGTTTTGTTTAAACAAATGTCCTTTGCACAATTATATTCCTCAATGGCTCAAATCTATTGCCGAAAAAGATTTGGAATTTGCTTTTAAACTCTCCAATGAACCTTCTCCTTTCCCTGAAGTCATGGGAAGAGTATGCCCGCATGACAGACTCTGTGAAGGGGATTGTACATTAAATGACGGGCACGGGGCGATTACCATCGGTTCTGTTGAAACACACATTACTGAAGCAGGATTTAAAGCAGGATATACACCGGATTTTCCTGGAATAACAACAGATAAAAAAGTGGCTGTTATCGGAAGCGGTCCAGCAGGACTCTCTGCTGCTACCTATCTTTTGCGTTCAGGCATTGCTGTAACCATGTATGAAAAAAGTGACCGTGCAGGCGGTCTTTTGACATACGGTATTCCAAATTTCAAACTCGATAAAAAAGTAGTTGAGAGACGTGTGAAACTTTTGGAAGAGGCCGGATTGACACTTGTGCTCAACAGTGAAGTGGGACGTGATATAGAGTTTGAAACTATTGCAAACGAACATGATGCAATGTTTATAGGCGTTGGTGCAACAAAAGCAAAAAGTGCGGGTATCGCAGGTGAAAATGCACCAAATGTCTACAAGGCAATGGATTATCTTACAAACATACAAAGAAAGAATTTTAAACAGCCGTATGATAAAAAATTTGATTTTAAAGATTTAAATGTTGTGGTCATCGGTGGAGGTGATACGGCGATGGATTGTTTAAGAACTGCAAAACGAGAAGGTGCAAAATCTGTTACATGTTTGTATCGCAGAGATGAAAAAAACATGCCGGGCAGTAAAAAAGAGTATAAAAATGCGATGGAAGAGGGTGTTGATTTTACATTTCTTGTAGCACCCAAAGAGATAATATTAAATGAGGAAGGACGTGCAGTGGCGGTAGAAGTTGTAAAAACAACTCTGGGTGCCAAAGATGCTTCAGGCCGTCAACGCATGGAAGAGGTAAAAGGTTCACAATTCAGAGTGAATGCAGATGTGGTTATAATGTCACTTGGATTTGATCCTGTTGTGCCGTCGTTTTTAGCTGAAAACGGCATAGAGACAAATTCATGGGGTGGGATTATTGTGAATGAAGAGACATACGAAACAACAACACCCGGTATATATGCCGGAGGCGATTGTTTTCGTGGTGCCGATTTAGTTGTAACTGCGGCTTTTGACGGTCGTGAGGCAGCAAGAAGCATTATAGACTCTTTGTTGCAATAA